A stretch of the Spirochaeta lutea genome encodes the following:
- a CDS encoding type II toxin-antitoxin system Phd/YefM family antitoxin, with amino-acid sequence MKTLPVGEFKTHFSDILKEVQSGEEVIITYGRNKKGVAALIPISEYKQQNTIKIGLLKDQQYSISEDFEMTEEEFIGI; translated from the coding sequence ATGAAAACATTGCCAGTCGGAGAATTTAAGACCCATTTCTCAGATATCCTGAAGGAAGTTCAATCCGGAGAAGAGGTCATAATTACGTATGGCCGGAATAAAAAAGGTGTTGCTGCATTAATTCCAATATCAGAATACAAGCAGCAAAATACAATAAAAATAGGACTATTGAAAGACCAACAATATTCAATCTCAGAAGACTTTGAAATGACAGAAGAAGAATTTATTGGTATATGA